From Pseudopipra pipra isolate bDixPip1 chromosome 9, bDixPip1.hap1, whole genome shotgun sequence, a single genomic window includes:
- the LOC135418898 gene encoding holocytochrome c-type synthase isoform X1, whose protein sequence is MGLSASSPAAAGQSPDASRQYQTASPPSECPMHQEKMSGCPMHMKTADHRTENTDDVPAHQERAYEFVACPMKSGSSQVKDDIDPSNMMPPPNQQPSPGQPFPLSTVREESSIPRAHSDKKWVYPSEQMFWNAMLRKGWRWKDDDITSEDMTNIIKIHNQNNEQAWKEILKWEALHAAECPCGPSLMRFGGKAKEYSPRARIRSWMGYELPFDRHDWIVDRCGKEVRYVIDYYDGGAVDKNYQFTILDVRPALDSLSAVWDRTKVAWWRWTS, encoded by the exons ATGGGTTTGTCTGCATCCTCCCCGGCTGCTGCAGGTCAGTCGCCAGATGCATCCAGGCAGTACCAGACGGCGTCTCCACCTTCAGAATGTCCCATGCATCAGGAAAAAATGAGCG GTTGTCCAATGCACATGAAAACTGCTGATCACAGAACTGAGAACACAGATGATGTTCCTGCACATCAAGAAAGAGCTTATGAGTTTGTAGCATGTCCTATGAAGTCTGGTTCATCTCAAGTGAAAGATGACATAGATCCTAGCAATATG ATGCCTCCTCCTAATCAGCAGCCATCCCCAGGTCAACCATTTCCGTTGTCAACTGTTAGAGAAGAATCTTCTATTCCTAGAGCACATTCTGACAAGAAATGGGTCTACCCTTCAGAGCAAATGTTCTGGAATGCTATGCTAAGAAAAGG GTGGAGATGGAAAGATGATGACATAACAAGTGAAGACATGACCAACATCATTAAGATTCACAACCAAAATAATGAACAAGCTTGGAAGGAGATTTTGAAGTGGGAAGCTCTTCATGCTGC GGAGTGTCCGTGTGGACCATCACTGATGCGGTTTGGAGGCAAAGCAAAGGAGTATTCACCAAGAGCCAGAATACGTTCATGGATGGG ATATGAACTACCCTTTGACAGACATGATTGGATTGTTGACCGGTGTGGAAAAGAAGTGCGCTACGTTATTGATTACTACGATGGCGGAGCAGTGGATAAGAACTACCAGTTCACCATCCTGGATGTGCGCCCTGCGCTGGACTCTCTCTCGGCTGTGTGGGACAGAACAAAGGTAGCTTGGTGGCGCTGGACTTCATAA
- the LOC135418898 gene encoding holocytochrome c-type synthase isoform X2, which produces MGLSASSPAAAGCPMHMKTADHRTENTDDVPAHQERAYEFVACPMKSGSSQVKDDIDPSNMMPPPNQQPSPGQPFPLSTVREESSIPRAHSDKKWVYPSEQMFWNAMLRKGWRWKDDDITSEDMTNIIKIHNQNNEQAWKEILKWEALHAAECPCGPSLMRFGGKAKEYSPRARIRSWMGYELPFDRHDWIVDRCGKEVRYVIDYYDGGAVDKNYQFTILDVRPALDSLSAVWDRTKVAWWRWTS; this is translated from the exons ATGGGTTTGTCTGCATCCTCCCCGGCTGCTGCAG GTTGTCCAATGCACATGAAAACTGCTGATCACAGAACTGAGAACACAGATGATGTTCCTGCACATCAAGAAAGAGCTTATGAGTTTGTAGCATGTCCTATGAAGTCTGGTTCATCTCAAGTGAAAGATGACATAGATCCTAGCAATATG ATGCCTCCTCCTAATCAGCAGCCATCCCCAGGTCAACCATTTCCGTTGTCAACTGTTAGAGAAGAATCTTCTATTCCTAGAGCACATTCTGACAAGAAATGGGTCTACCCTTCAGAGCAAATGTTCTGGAATGCTATGCTAAGAAAAGG GTGGAGATGGAAAGATGATGACATAACAAGTGAAGACATGACCAACATCATTAAGATTCACAACCAAAATAATGAACAAGCTTGGAAGGAGATTTTGAAGTGGGAAGCTCTTCATGCTGC GGAGTGTCCGTGTGGACCATCACTGATGCGGTTTGGAGGCAAAGCAAAGGAGTATTCACCAAGAGCCAGAATACGTTCATGGATGGG ATATGAACTACCCTTTGACAGACATGATTGGATTGTTGACCGGTGTGGAAAAGAAGTGCGCTACGTTATTGATTACTACGATGGCGGAGCAGTGGATAAGAACTACCAGTTCACCATCCTGGATGTGCGCCCTGCGCTGGACTCTCTCTCGGCTGTGTGGGACAGAACAAAGGTAGCTTGGTGGCGCTGGACTTCATAA